A stretch of Cynocephalus volans isolate mCynVol1 chromosome 9, mCynVol1.pri, whole genome shotgun sequence DNA encodes these proteins:
- the LOC134386230 gene encoding putative monooxygenase p33MONOX: MASRQPEVPALEPSGPLGKMSLPIGMCRWAFSYDDALEDPTPMTPPPSDMGSIPWKPVIPERKYQHLTQVEEGDSPAMTLSSATDIMDKVPVVKARATHVIMNSLITKQTQESIQHFEQQAGLRDAGYTPHKGLTTEETKYLRVAEALHKLKLQSGEITKEEKQPPSAQSTPSSIPHSSPKQKSRGWFTSGSSTALPGPNPSNMDPGSGDKDRNSSDKWSFFGPKSLQQYDSGGFAAQAYGGAQKPSPMEVISAQATRMAEDPANFKPPKMDIPVMEGKKQLPRTHKLKPRDLNVLTPTGF; this comes from the coding sequence ATGGCTTCAAGACAACCAGAAGTACCTGCTCTTGAGCCTAGTGGGCCTCTAGGCAAGATGTCTCTGCCTATCGGGATGTGCCGCTGGGCATTCAGCTATGATGATGCCCTCGAGGACCCTACGCCCATGACTCCTCCTCCATCGGACATGGGCAGCATCCCCTGGAAGCCAGTGATTCCAGAGCGCAAATATCAGCACCTCACCCAGGTGGAAGAAGGAGATTCCCCTGCCATGACCCTGTCATCGGCCACTGACATTATGGACAAGGTCCCAGTGGTGAAGGCTAGAGCCACCCATGTCATCATGAATTCTCTGATCACAAAACAGACCCAGGAAAGCATTCAGCATTTTGAGCAACAGGCAGGGCTGAGAGATGCTGGCTACACACCCCACAAGGGCCTCACCACCGAGGAGACCAAGTACCTTCGAGTGGCAGAAGCACTCCACAAACTAAAGCTCCAGAGTGgagaaataacaaaagaagagaaGCAGCCTCCATCAGCCCAGTCCACCCCGAGCAGCATCCCCCATTCGTCCCCTAAGCAGAAGTCCAGAGGCTGGTTCACTTCTGGTTCTTCCACAGCCTTACCAGGCCCAAATCCTAGCAACATGGATCCTGGAAGTGGGGATAAGGACAGAAACTCGTCAGATAAATGGAGCTTCTTTGGACCAAAATCCCTCCAGCAGTATGATTCAGGAGGTTTTGCCGCCCAGGCCTACGGAGGAGCCCAGAAGCCCTCTCCAATGGAAGTGATCAGTGCCCAGGCCACCCGAATGGCTGAAGATCCAGCAAACTTCAAGCCACCCAAAATGGACATTCCAGTGATGGAAGGGAAGAAACAACTGCCACGGACCCATAAGCTCAAACCCCGTGACTTGAATGTGCTCACACCCACTGGCTTCTAG